The genomic window ccaacgtgtctcccattataaagttgaatgtggttttctcaggattattaaagtagtacataatatctttcacataatgagaatcgggggttttaggagttaccccatctacatgagtagcaagtacctctaatttttttggtattttgtgttccatatccataactaaagatagagaacaactaagagcagcaaataaaaattacttagtgataaagcaaacaagcacacacgataatattcaccccacgctatgactccccggcaacggcggcagaaaaaggtcttgataacccgcaagtatacgggatagttgtagcctctttcgataagtaagagtgtcgaacccaacgaggagctaaaggtagaacaaatactctctcaagtcctatcggccactgatacgagtttacgcacgcttgacgttcactttacctataacaagtatgaaactagaagtactttgtaggtgtgataggataggtttgcaagataataaagaacgcataaataaaaagtaggggttgtttagataaagatgcaaataaagtaaatatagcgagtgtgggaaagtggtggtaggagttgtggaattgtccctaagcaattgactacgttactagaccgatagcaagtttttatgtgggagaggccctgctagcatgtcatccctgacttggaattctatgcacttatgattggaactattagcaagcagtacgcaactactaacgttcattaaggtaaaacccaaccatagcattaaaatatattggtcccccttcaatcctgtatgtatcaatttctatgctaggctgaagcttctgtcactcttgccctccaatacacagtcctatcaacatacaactaaccctatggtgtgatccacgcgcgcgctcatatgatgggaaccaaaggacagcaacataaccacaagaaaattaaatcaatcatagcaattcatcaaccaccaataggacaacaaaaatctactcagacatcataggatggcaacacatcattggaaaataatatgaagcataaagcaccatgttcaagtagagggtacaacgggttgcgggagagtggaccgttggatatagatgggggaaggtgatggatatgttggtgaagatgacggcggtgttggtgaagatcgcggtgatgatgatggcctccggcggtgttccggcgccaccggaagcaagggggagagagccccccttcttcttcctcttccttgaccttctccctagatgggagaagggtttccctctggtccttggctcccatgtcgtgggaggggcgagagcccctccgagattggatctatctctctgtttctgcgttctctggttctgccctggcaccgtttcctttatatctggagatccgtaactccgactggactgaaaccttcgcccagatcgttttccaaaaattagctttcttgtggccaaagaagggcatcaaccgccttacgggtggcccacgagatagggggcgtccCCCTGGAGGGGTGGCGTGGGacactctcgtggccacctcgggcaccgtttcgcgttgattcttcctccaaaaaaatcacaaatattccaaaataattcttcgtacgtttttatcccgtttggactctgtttgatattgagtttctgtgaaacataaagcatgcaacaaataggaactggcactgggcactggatcaatatgttagtcccaaaaaatagtataaaaagttgccaaaagtatatgaaagttgaataatattggcatggaacaataaaaaattatagatacgacggagacgtatcattagaCCAAGTAAATTTTCTACCAGAAAGCTCGATCTCTCTAAGATCCATGCTTTCAATAATTgtattaaacataaacgaccatctgtcGTCAAAGTTATATATCATTGTTTTTTTCTTCCCATCTTCGAATGATGTTAAAATCACCCCAAACAGAATTGGGAGTTGCTCACTTCCGCAAATACGAACTAAGTATGCCAAGAATTCTAGTTTGAGCTCAGGCTGCGCAGCACCATACATTGTCACCAGTGCCCATTGGAAACCATCAACCTTCGACCTGACATGAAACTTAACTGCAAAATCTCCCATGACAACATTTTGAACCTCCAATGTATTGCATTTAACCCCTAGTAAAATCCCACCGGATCTTCCCCCTGGGGGTAGACAATGCCAATCAAAATAACCTCCTCCTGATAAGGTGCTAAGAAACTGAGAAGTAAAATTGTCCCTTCTATTTTCAAAGAGGGCGATAAAATCTAACTTGTGTTCCATAGAAGCATACCTTTGCTTAGCCAAGTCCatgagacctctgctattccaaaagattccctTCATATTTCATCACGAAATTTTCTAGTGGTCTGGATCCTAGGACTTCAGCGCACAACCGAAGCCGGATAAAACTCCCGGTTCCACTTGCGCTTAGGCTTGGTTTGGTCCTCTACTCGGTCCACACAACCGAGCTTAGTGGGCCTAACCGCTTGAGAATCTACATGATTTGAACCCCTTGGAGAAATAGAACACTCATCCTCCTCTGTCTCGGTATGTGAGGGTGCAAGATCTGCACAAAAGCTATCAAGTACCCTAACACCCAAAGCATCAATATCCGCATTGTTCATAGGTTAAACAGCCGCTAAGTTTCGAATCATCTCTAAAGCTCGCTCTGCTTCGAGATCAAGGATATCATTAACAGATTTAGTGATTTCTTgttcattactacctagtgaaactcctagtTGATTTTCATTATGAATAATCTCATCATCGAAAAATGCAAGATGGAATTAGAAGTATTGACAGACATACCGGCagtgacctcaatgtcacgaagcttAGCCACCCGCATGGTGCGCCCTAGCTGCAAATCATCAACATCCGGCTGATCTTGGAGACGACAACTCATCCGTCACCCTTCAGAGACGGGATCTGAAATCCCTCCGAAGGCGACGACCTCGTCCTGCGTCGGGCCGCTTGGGGTAAGACCTCCTGCCCGACCCTCAAGTGGGGCTATCTCTCCCGGCCCAGTCGAGGGAAGGCCATTTGTCATCAGCCCGATCGGACAAGCCGCACCCGCCTCCACCTCCACGGGTGTCGGAGAACCCGTAGGGGTCGACCGTGGGCTGCAAACGGCAGTCGTCAACGGATGCACAATGGGAGGGCATGCGCGCAGAGCCTCCTGCTCCGCTGGCCCACCCCCCATCATGTCGGCCGAGCTTCGTAGGGGCGCCTAAGGGGAGGCTGAAGCGAGGGCCTCCTGCCCATGCCCCTGACCTGGCGACCACCCTGGCGTCCCGAACGCCACCAGCAAGGCCTGAAGCCGACCCACTGAACATTGATGGTGAGGCTCGGCCTCGAGAGTGCACAATGGGGGGAATGGGGGCCACCTGCCCATGCTTCTCCCCATCCTTGACGCCTAACCCGGTGTCCTGAACGAGCACCACCGCGGGTAACACCGAGCTAGGTGTATGCGCCACCAAGATCTCCCCTCAAGCAACCATATCCGAGTGATTGCAAACAAAAGTCTCAGGCCCAACAGAATTAAGCGGGGGTAACAAGTTTTCGAAAAGATCATCACTCTCAACGCGATCACTCCAAAGTATTGGAGGTGTGGAGGCAGCCCCAAAAGAACCAAATCTCAACGAGTTCATGGGCGCGGAGGAAGGTAGAGGCGCACCCTTCCCTGGCGCAGGCGAAGTACGTTTTGCACCCGGGGTGTGAGACTTATCTCGTGCACTGTCCTCCTCACGATGCTCCTTGTTACCCGAGCTGTCATCCTTATCAGTCATGTCCACATCATCCCCTATCATGGCATCCGTGAATAGATTAGAGTCCTCATGCTCAATCTCTAGGTTGTAGATCCTGCCCGCATGCGTCCATCTAACCACATCCGGTATATACTACTAGTCCTGATGTGTGCCTTgacataagtttggcagggaggtaccaaagtaatccaggagtggataactggacagtggtcaagaacatcctaaagtacctgaaagggactaaggatatgtttctcgtttatggaggtgatgaagagctcgtcgtaaatggttacattgatgctagcttcgacactgatctggatgactctaagtcacaaactggatacatgtttatattgaatggtggagttgtcagttggtgtagttccaagcagagcgttgtggcggggtctacatgtgaagcggagtacatagctgcttcagaagcaacacatgaaggagtctggatgaaggagttcatgtccgatcgaggtgtaatacctagtgcatcgggtccaatgaaaatcttttgtgacaacactggagcaattgccttggcgaaggaatccaaatttcacaagagaaccaaacacatcaagagacgcttcaactccattagtgaaaaggtcaaggatggagacagagaaatttgcaaagtacatacatatatgaatgtggcagacccattgactaaacctcttccgtgagcaaaacatgatcaacactaagactccatgggtgttagattcatcacaatgtaatctagattattagctctagtgcaagtgggagactgaaggaaatatgccctagaggcaataataaagttgttaatttATATTTTCTTAgttatgataaaggtttattattcatgctagaattgtattgatcgaaaacttaaatacatgtgtgaatacataaacgaaatgtcgtgtccctagtaagcctctactaaactagctcgttgatcaaagatggttaaggtttcctaaccatggacatgcgctgtcatttgataacgggatcacatcattagaagaatgatgtgatggacaagacccatctgttagcttagcatatggatcgttcagtttattgctatcgctttcttaaatgtcaaatacatattccttcgactatgagattatgcaactcccggataccagaggaataccttatgtgctatcaaatgtcacaaaaCTGGGtggtcataaagatgctctacaggtatctccgaaggtgtttgttgagttggcatagatcgagattaggatttgtcacttcgaatatcagagaggtatctctaggccctctcggtaatgcacatcactataagccttgcaagcaatgtgattaatgagttagttacgggatgatgcattatggaacgagtaaagagacttgccggtaacgagattgaactaggtatgaagataccgacgatcgaatcttgggcaagtaacataccgatggacaaagagaattacgtatgttgtcataacagttcgaccgataaagatcttcgcagaatatgtacgagccaatatggacatccagcttccgctattggttattgaccggagatatgtctcggtcatgtctacatagttgtcaaacccgtagggtccgcacgcttaacgttcgttgatgatatagtgttatatgatttagtgaacgaatgttgttcagagtcccggataagatcacggacatgacgaggagtctcgaaatgctcgagaggtaaagattgatatataggacgatgatattcagacaccagaagtgtttcgaaGTGTACCGGGTGATCATCGGAGTACCAGAGGGGGTAACAGGCACCCCCGGAAGGgtgatgggcctattgggccattagaggggagcacaccagcccacaaggggctggcgcgcccctcctaaggCAGGCGACCCATGGGAGAAAGGAGGGGGgggatttggcctcccccttccttccctctccccctttccttccccctccaataAATAAGGAGGGGGGGggcaagggcaggagcccaagtaggattcggtcctacttgggacGCCCCTTagcctcttccctctcccttccacctatatatatgaggggtgcctagcacaacacaacattgtcttagccgtgtgcggcgcccccgtccaccgtttacaccctcatcatattttcgtagtgcttaggcgaagccctgcgaagacagtttcaccatcaccgtcgccataccgtcgtgctgccagaactcatccactacctcgccgtcttgctggatcaagaaggcgaaggacgtcatcgagctgaacgtgtgctaaacgcggaggtgccgtacgttcggtgctcgatcggttggaacgcgaagaagttcgactacatcaaccgcgttgtcaaacgcttccgcttacggtctacgagggtacatagacacactctcccctctcgttgcgatgcatctccttgatagatcttgcgtgtgcgtatatttttttgtttttcatgcaatgtttcccaacacctGACGTAGTAAAAAGAAATATTAACACTCGTAATATGAAATCAGTATTATTATATGCATCATGGAATTAATTTTCATactactatatagttttagtattacactgtagatgttaatatttttatcTATATAATTGGTCAAATTTTCTGTAGCTTGACTTCATGTGATCCACCCATGCCTGCAGGCACCAGGCAAATTCCAGATGTCTGTCAACCCTCCCTCAGGGGCAAATCCGTCACTCTAACAAATCCCCAGACTTTATTTTTTACTAGTCAACAAAACAAGCGCCCAGTAACTGACGCTTCTCTTAAATGCACGCCAAATTTGCACACGCAGTTCCTCTCTACAGCACAGGCACGGCGCCACCGCTACCGCGTCCGTCATCCCCACACACATGTAACCCGACACTCTCCACCCGCACACACGGAGAGACAGTACACAGCTCAGTCGCGGCCGCGCAGCGAGATCACCACGCTCCCCTCCACTCTCCCAGCGAGCGCGGAGCGGCGGTCCGGCCGGCGCGGGctccgctctctccctctccccgcgcaATGCCGGCCGCTTCCGGCGCAGATCGGGCCgactcctcaccctcctcctcctggCCACGGCTCTCGATCGGCGCGTGACTTCACTCTGGGTGGGCAGAGGACGGCTGGATCTTGCGGCGGACGGCGCGACGgagggacggacggacggacgcgcCCGGCCGTCTCCCGATTTCCGCCTGCCAAGAGAGGTTTGCGGCCTTCTCTCTCTCCTCGCGTGGCCCATTCCGTTTCTCCGTCTTTTTTTCTTGGATACAGCGAGCGACGCCTTCGGATGCCTCCAAACCTCTCCTGCCCAGATTGGAACCTGGGCTCGATCCCCGGCCCCGGGTTTTAGCCTTTTAGGAGCGGAATCGATTAGCGCAATGCAGTTTGTCGGCCGTTGTTTGGTTTTAAAGCTTTATTTGTTTCTAAAAAATACGGGGGGAAATGTTTTAATGCCAAAGAGTTGGGGTAGTAGTAGTAATCACTTTTCTAGATGAGGAGTTGGTGATTTTTCTTTTCAACATACTGGCAAATCTCTACTGCTGGAATTGTGTCTACAGAAAATTATCGACTGCCTGCACTCCACTTCCACAGTCAGGTGTATGATGCGTGTAGGCCGTGACAGCGTAGGTAGCCCATGCAGCCATGAACACTTGCATTGATGTTTGCCAGCCGGCCAGCCCCCACCGTCCCTCCAAAAAGATTAAAAGACCCTACTTTCCTTCCTCTCCTTTCGTTTCTCACTTTCTCTCATCCATCCGAGAGCTTTAACCCTAGCTCTAGGCCCTGCCTGTGCTGTTTCTTTTGGTAAgcatctactccctctgtaaacaatcACAAGACGTTTTAGATAGTGATCTAAAGCGTCTTATTATTgtgtacagagggagtagtactaaTTGAGACCACAACGGTAACATGAATTCAGGTGTGGATCATGTAAGGTTAGGTGGGTACGCTGGTACTGGTGGTAGTGTGGTGCGGTACACTTGAGGGGATCACCTATCTCCACAAAAGGGAATCTGGCAAAGTTTCCTCTGGGAGCCTCGTTGAAACAAGTTCTTGGCATCATTTGTCCActgtttttttttaatttatgaTGGTTTGCTAGTCCTAAGCTAATGTGCGTAATTGGGGGTGTGCTTTATAAAAAGGAGGCCAATGAGTGATATGAGATGGGCAGTATGCTGCTGTCACATGCACATTATCTCAACTGCCCCCCGTTGAAAACCAATAAGAACCACCATAGCAGTCAGCTTGATGGTGGGTCTTATGGCTGAGAGTCTGAGACTAGAGGAAGAGACAAATGGGGCCTATGAGAGGGAGCTTACTAtgtagtagttggcagatatgaggTGTCTTGCATAGAATGCCTCACCTTGGAGGCATTTCTCTCCTGGATCGTTCTATTGGCTTATTCTATTACTGAAGTATGCAATTGCGCCAGCTTCTGTTCTGATCGTTGCAATTCCAGTTGCATTGCAAAGTGAACAATTTCTGGTTATGCCTAATGATAGCTAAGATAGGTACAAACGGAAGAGTTCTTAAATGCTGTCCCAGAACTCTCAAGAACATTATCATGTTGGACGAGGTATACTATTGCTTATTTGACCAAATACAGAGCCGGTATGCAAGTTTGGTCTGTCAAAGCCCTGTATATGTGTACTATTTGTTATCTGGCCGATGAACCTGTCTTTGGATGATCTAAAATGGGATATTGATTTTAAAGCCATGAACATGCAGATGCCAGTATGCAACCCATACACTGTTAATGAAGAGAACATTTCAGTATCTCACTTATTGAGCTCCAAGTTCTTCTGAAAACAAGCTACCATGGTAGATTGTTTTCTACAACNNNNNNNNNNNNNNNNNNNNNNNNNNNNNNNNNNNNNNNNNNNNNNNNNNNNNNNNNNNNNNNNNNNNNNNNNNNNNNNNNNNNNNNNNNNNNNNNNNNNNNNNNNNNNNNNNNNNNNNNNNNNNNNNNNNNNNNNNNNNNNNNNNNNNNNNNNNNNNNNNNNNNNNNNNNNNNNNNNNNNNNNNNNNNNNNNNNNNNNNNNNNNNNNNNNNNNNNNNNNNNNNNNNNNNNNNNNNNNNNNNNNNNNNNNNNNNNNNNNNNNNNNNNNNNNNNNNNNNNNNNNNNNNNNNNNNNNNNNNNNNNNNNNNNNNNNNNNNNNNNNNNNNNNNNNNNNNNNNNNNNNGGGAATCCACTATTAGTCCTTCCATGCTTCTATTTTTGCATATCTCTTGAACATATTTTCTAATTCTCAGGCAGTTAGTGCAAAAGTATATTTAGGTGCAAAGTTTATGCTTCATGTTCTATATTCTGAATTCCTTCGTTCACCACTTTTTTGGGACCTTCCTTTTACATGTAGTATCTATTATTGCCTCGATGTTTTGTCGGCCACTTTCACTtaccttttctttttctctcatgcTAGAAGAGTGAAGAGCTGATGAGAAAGCTTGGAGTACAGAGTTGAAATCTATTGGCTTCCAGCAAGTCCGAACAATGCAGCATCTTACACTAGCAGCATTTCTGTCTGCTGCTGTTCTCTTTGCATGCATCCTGTATGCTGAAAGTGCCGATCTCAACTCCGACAAGCAGGCTCTTCTTGCATTTGCTGCATCCCTGCCCCATGGCAGGAAGCTCAACTGGAGCTCCACGACACCTGTCTGCACTTCTTGGGTGGGAGTGACATGCACACCGGACAATAGCCGTGTACACACACTACGGTTACCTGCAGTAGGACTCTTTGGCCCAATACCCTCGGATACGCTTGGCAAGCTTGATGCCCTGGAGGTGTTGAGCCTCCGGTCTAATCGCCTTACTGTTGACCTCCCTCCTGATGTAGGATCTATTCCTTCTCTTCATTCCCTCTACCTGCAGCATAATAATCTGTCTGGAATCATACCAACTACACTTTCATCCAGCTTGACATTCCTAGATCTGTCCTACAACACTTTTGATGGGGAAATCCCATTGAGAGTACAGAATCTCACTGGACTTACTGCAATCCTTCTCCAGAACAACTCTCTTTCTGGACCCATCCCTGACTTACGTCTCCCCAAATTGAGGCACTTGAATATGAGCAACAACAACCTCAGTGGTCCAATACCACCTTCCTTGCAGAAATTTCCAGCTAGTTCATTCTTAGGGAATGCTTTTCTGTGTGGGTTACCATTAGAACCATGTCCTGGAACCGCGCCTTCTCCTTCACCGACATCACCACCATCAGTGCCCAGCAAACCCAAGAAGAGCTTCTGGAAAAGGATCAGGACAGGCGTTCTAATTGCAATTGCTGCTGCAGGAGGGGTATTGTTGCTTCTGTTGATTCTTGTACTCTGTATATGTATTTTCAAGAGAAAGAGACGCGCAGAACCAACCGCAGCTTCGTCATCCAAAGGAAAAGCTGTTGCAGGTGGAAGGGCAGACACCCCTAAGGAAGACTACAGCAGTAGTGTTCAGGAAGCAGAGAGAAATAAACTGGTTTTCTTCGAGGGTTCTTCGTATAACTTTGACCTGGAGGATTTGCTGAGAGCCTCGGCTGAAGTACTTGGAAAAGGAAGCTTTGGAACTACCTACAAGGCTGTTCTTGAGGATAGCACCACAGTTGTGGTCAAGAGATTGAAGGAGATGGTGGTTGGGAAGAAAGACTTCGAACAGCAGATGGAGATAGTTGGCAGGATTGGCCAGCATCAGAATATTGTTCCGCTGCGTGCTTATTATTACTCCAAAGATGAGAAGTTACTGGTGTATGACTATGTCCCATCTGGTAGCCTTGCTGCTGTTTTGCATGGTATGTTCTTTGTTTCTCCTGTTATATTTGAAATCAGTTGCCTATTAGTGCTTATGAACTTCTAGCGGTCTAGCCTATTCAAAATGTTTCTCCGCATTGAAGCGAGGATTGGAAACTTAAAACTCAACTGTTGGCACTAGTAGGCTGCAAGCATATCCAAAACATAGTTGGGATTAATACTGTAGATTCACTTCGAAAGTCACGTAGCGAATCGCCTGTTATCTTTTCTCTAAAATTTCTATTATAATTCTGTCACTCTTAAGACGAATCCTCCAATTTCTGTAAATAAACTGATAGCCATTAACCTTCTAGATATATGAATTTATTTTGCCTTTAACATTGTTATTAAGCATTTGCAGACTGCAGTCAGATTGTGGAACATCCTCCTGTTTGTCCTATTTAGTGTTCACTTTAGCACTGAACTCAACTGGCTGATAAGATTTTAGAGCCCATGGTGTCTGTTGACTGTTGAAATGAATGACATTTGCTGCGGTTGACTTTCAGGGAACAAAGCTACTGGAAGAGCTGCACTGGACTGGGAGACGAGAGTGAAGATATCTCTTGGTGTGGCTCGTGGACTTGCTCATCTTCACGCCGAGGGAGGCGGGAAGTTCATCCATGGGAACCTCAAATCGTCGAACATCCTTCTGTCACAGAACCTTGACGGCTGCGTCTCTGAGTTCGGCCTGGCGCAGCTCATGACCACTCTGCCAGCCCCTGCCCGGCTCATCGGATACCGCGCGCCGGAGGTCCTGGAGACCAAGAAACCAACCCAGAAGTCGGACGTCTACAGCTTCGGCGTCCTGCTCCTGGAAATGCTGACCGGAAAGGCCCCCCTGAGGTCCCCCGGGCGCGAGGACTCTGTCGAGCACCTGCCGCGGTGGGTGCAGTCCGTG from Triticum aestivum cultivar Chinese Spring chromosome 3B, IWGSC CS RefSeq v2.1, whole genome shotgun sequence includes these protein-coding regions:
- the LOC123071213 gene encoding probable inactive receptor kinase At5g58300: MQHLTLAAFLSAAVLFACILYAESADLNSDKQALLAFAASLPHGRKLNWSSTTPVCTSWVGVTCTPDNSRVHTLRLPAVGLFGPIPSDTLGKLDALEVLSLRSNRLTVDLPPDVGSIPSLHSLYLQHNNLSGIIPTTLSSSLTFLDLSYNTFDGEIPLRVQNLTGLTAILLQNNSLSGPIPDLRLPKLRHLNMSNNNLSGPIPPSLQKFPASSFLGNAFLCGLPLEPCPGTAPSPSPTSPPSVPSKPKKSFWKRIRTGVLIAIAAAGGVLLLLLILVLCICIFKRKRRAEPTAASSSKGKAVAGGRADTPKEDYSSSVQEAERNKLVFFEGSSYNFDLEDLLRASAEVLGKGSFGTTYKAVLEDSTTVVVKRLKEMVVGKKDFEQQMEIVGRIGQHQNIVPLRAYYYSKDEKLLVYDYVPSGSLAAVLHGNKATGRAALDWETRVKISLGVARGLAHLHAEGGGKFIHGNLKSSNILLSQNLDGCVSEFGLAQLMTTLPAPARLIGYRAPEVLETKKPTQKSDVYSFGVLLLEMLTGKAPLRSPGREDSVEHLPRWVQSVVREEWTAEVFDVDLLRHPNIEDEMVQLLQVAMACVAVPPDQRPKMDEVIRRIAEIRNSYSGPATPPEEAAQAP